A window of the Pangasianodon hypophthalmus isolate fPanHyp1 chromosome 12, fPanHyp1.pri, whole genome shotgun sequence genome harbors these coding sequences:
- the josd1 gene encoding josephin-1, whose amino-acid sequence MGSTPCSGKGRGVGSFQELGCMPWKVSKQKGEAAGGGCAPESYEALNARVVPPPQQPPAIYHEKQHRELCALHALNNVFQDGAAFSREALQEIYQRLSPSTLVTPHKKSMLGNGNYDVNVIMAALQTRGYEAVWWDKRRDVSSIALPNVTGFILNVPSNLRWGPLRLPLKRQHWIGVREVGGVYYNLDSKLRNPHPIGTADELRKFLRHQLRGKNCELLLVVPEEVEVHQTWRTDNV is encoded by the exons ATGGGGAGTACACCATGTTCTGGTAAGGGGAGGGGGGTAGGTAGTTTTCAGGAGCTGGGCTGTATGCCATGGAAGGTGAGCAAGCAGAAAGGTGAGGCTGCTGGAGGTGGATGTGCCCCTGAATCATATGAAGCTTTAAATGCCAGAGTCGTCCCTCCTCCTCAACAACCTCCTGCCATCTACCATGAGAAGCAACACAGAGAGTTATGTGCTCTGCATGCACTAAATAATGTCTTCCAGGATGGTGCTGCCTTCAGTCGAGAAGCACTTCAAGAAATCTACCAGAG GCTCTCCCCTAGCACATTGGTAACCCCTCACAAGAagagcatgctgggtaatgGCAACTATGATGTAAATGTCATCATGGCTGCATTACAGACTCGTGGGTATGAAGCTGTTTGGTGGGACAAAAGAAG AGATGTGAGCAGTATTGCACTGCCAAACGTGACAGGTTTCATTCTGAATGTGCCGTCCAACCTTCGTTGGGGGCCTCTGCGTCTGCCACTCAAACGGCAGCATTGGATTGGAGTGAGGGAGGTGGGTGGAGTCTACTATAACTTGGACTCAAAACTGCGCAATCCCCATCCCATTGGAACAGCTGATGAACTCAG GAAATTCTTGCGTCACCAGCTTCGAGGGAAGAACTGTGAACTGCTGTTAGTTGTGCCGGAGGAGGTGGAGGTCCATCAGACCTGGAGGACTGATAACGTTTGA